A stretch of Lagopus muta isolate bLagMut1 chromosome 9, bLagMut1 primary, whole genome shotgun sequence DNA encodes these proteins:
- the PROC gene encoding vitamin K-dependent protein C, with the protein MWKLITIGVLLAACSSPVCHTSIFYSYKDANQVLKIQKRANSFLEEVKPGSLERECNEETCDFEEASEIFETKEATLEFWNKYVDGDQCAQKPCSNGACKDNIGSYSCICDKGWEGAQCNYEVKYNNCSVDNGGCQHFCKEDPAKQCRYCSCASGYQLMNDHNMCTPVVEFPCGRVKMDYIEGKAEFNIRLIGGNSGGRGFSPWQVMLQNLKGKFLCGGVLIHPSWVLTAAHCVEMGETLKVRLGKYHRLRTEPSEQTIRVDRYVRHENYSKLTSDNDIAMLHLAEPAMYDKYALPICLPTRDLAEHELTTKGRQMLVTGWGSTSDETRNYSALLSYIEIPIVPKNECAQVMTNTISDNMLCAGSLGDRKDSCSGDSGGPMVTKYQDTWFLVGLVSWGEGCGKKEKFGVYTKVSQYLEWIQHHINKMSGSWRG; encoded by the exons atgtgGAAGCTCATCACTATaggggtgctgctggctgcctgctcctcACCAGTGTGCCATACCTCGA TATTTTACAGCTACAAGGATGCAAACCAAGTCCTGAAAATCCAGAAGCGGGCCAACTCCTTCCTGGAGGAGGTGAAACCAGGTTCTCTGGAACGTGAGTGCAACGAGGAGACGTGCGACTTTGAGGAGGCCAGTGAGATATTTGAAACCAAGGAAGCCACA CTAGAGTTTTGGAACAAGTATGTAG atggagatcagtgTGCACAGAAGCCTTGTTCCAATGGGGCCTGCAAGGACAATATTGGATCGTATTCCTGCATCTGTGACAAAGGCTGGGAGGGAGCTCAGTGCAATTATG aggtCAAATACAACAACTGTTCTGTGGATAATGGAGGatgtcagcatttctgcaagGAGGACCCTGCCAAGCAGTGCCGCTACTGCAGCTGTGCGTCTGGCTACCAGCTGATGAACGACCATAACATGTGCACACCTGTAG TGGAGTTCCCCTGTGGACGAGTGAAAATGGACTACATTGAAGGCAAAGCAGAATTCAATATTCGGCTTATTGGGGGCAATTCAGGAGGAAGGGGTTTTAGCCCTTGGCAG gtTATGCTGCAAAATCTGAAAGGGAAATTCCTGTGTGGAGGTGTTCTCATCCATCCCTCCTGGGTCCTAACAGCTGCACACTGCGTTGAGATGGGAGAGACTCTCAAAGTAAGACTTG GTAAATACCACCGTCTCCGTACGGAGCCCAGCGAGCAAACCATTCGTGTTGACAGATACGTGCGCCATGAGAATTACAGCAAGCTGACCTCAGACAACGACATCGCCATGCTGCACTTGGCAGAGCCCGCCATGTATGACAAGTACGCCCTGCCCATCTGCCTTCCCACACGGGACCTGGCAGAGCACGAGCTGACAACCAAGGGCAGGCAGATGCTGGTGACCGGTTGGGGCAGCACAAGCGATGAGACGAGGAATTACTCTGCTCTCCTCAGCTACATCGAAATCCCCATCGTTCCCAAGAATGAGTGCGCCCAAGTGATGACAAACACCATCTCTGACAACATGCTGTGTGCGGGGAGTTTGGGAGACAGGAAGGATTCCTGCAGTGGGGACAGCGGAGGACCGATGGTCACTAAATATCAGGATACTTGGTTTTTGGTAGGACTGGTGAGCTGGGGAGAAGGCTgtggaaaaaaggagaagtttGGAGTGTACACCAAAGTCAGTCAGTACCTGGAATGGATCCAGCACCACATAAATAAGATGTCAGGTTCCTGGAGGGGTTGA